A single Carettochelys insculpta isolate YL-2023 chromosome 2, ASM3395843v1, whole genome shotgun sequence DNA region contains:
- the LRRC61 gene encoding leucine-rich repeat-containing protein 61 isoform X2, giving the protein MEPRAEKGQEGDSGRITAQLLKAKTGEFALESILLLRLPGLGISDLGCLGECTSLEWLDLSGNAISQLGPLAALKSLTVLNLSANRICSLEPLGACESLQSLNVAGNLVGSLQQLQCLAGLRRLESLRLHDPRARLSNPVCATAAYRGALRDLLPGLKAVDGERLSGCGSELYQLCRDLDSSLEQGSGGAGSSEPPGTALPWLEEGYWEPRPPRRSSILEEAYRQFSDVLRECRELSERADDTISQAEKALSIRGDPSSYVF; this is encoded by the coding sequence ATGGAGCCCCGGGcggagaaggggcaggagggggacagCGGGAGGATCACTGCCCAGCTGCTGAAGGCCAAGACGGGGGAGTTCGCCCTGGAGTCCATCCTGCTGctcaggctgccagggctgggcatcTCGGACCTGGGCTGCCTGGGTGAGTGCACCAGCCTGGAGTGGCTGGATCTGTCCGGCAACGCCATCTCTCAGCTGGGCCCCCTGGCCGCCCTCAAGTCCCTGACCGTCCTCAACCTCTCGGCCAACCGCATCTGCAGCCTGGAGCCGCTCGGCGCCTGCGAGAGCCTGCAGAGCCTCAACGTGGCCGGCAAcctggtgggcagcctgcagcagctgcagtgccTGGCGGGGCTGCGCCGGCTGGAGAGCCTGCGTCTGCATGACCCCCGCGCCCGTCTCAGCAACCCTGTCTGCGCCACGGCCGCCTACCGCGGCGCCCTGCGTGACCTGCTGCCCGGCCTCAAGGCCGTCGACGGCGAGAGGCTGTCGGGGTGCGGCAGCGAGCTCTACCAGCTCTGCCGGGACCTGGACAgctccctggagcagggcagcggTGGGGCGGGCAGCTCGGAGCCGCCGGGCacggccctgccctggctggaggaaggCTACTGGGAGCCGAGGCCGCCCCGGCGCAGCTCCATCCTGGAGGAGGCCTACAGGCAGTTCAGCGACGTGCTGCGGGAGTGCCGGGAGCTGAGCGAGAGGGCGGACGACACCATCTCTCAGGCGGAGAAGGCCCTGAGCATCCGCGGCGACCCCAGCTCCTATGTATTCTGA